From a single Sander vitreus isolate 19-12246 chromosome 2, sanVit1, whole genome shotgun sequence genomic region:
- the cdk2ap2 gene encoding cyclin-dependent kinase 2-associated protein 2 has translation MSYKPIAPAPSGSNHTPPGSSVPSPSLPSSSNFRPAFSDFGPPSMGFVQPVKVSQGSTYSELLSVIEEMSREIRPTYAGSKSAMERLKRGIIHARALVRECLAETERSART, from the exons ATGAGTTACAAACCCATTGCTCCTGCGCCATCTGGCTCCAACCACACACCTCCAG GCTCGTCTGTGCCCTCTCCATCCCTACCCTCGTCATCCAACTTTAGACCGGCTTTTAGTGACTTTGGCCCACCCTCAATGGGCTTTGTTCAG CCTGTCAAAGTGTCTCAGGGATCCACCTACAGTGAGCTTCTGTCTGTCATTGAGGAGATGAGCCGTGAGATCAGGCCTACATACGCTGGGAGCAAGAGCGCTATGGAGAGGCTAAAGAGAG GTATAATCCACGCCCGTGCATTGGTCAGGGAGtgtcttgcagagacggagagaagCGCCCGCACATAA
- the aip gene encoding AH receptor-interacting protein, producing MEEEARKLLEEGIIKKLISPGKGELSTFPNGTKVVFHYRTSLCDGILLDDSRTMGGRSKPMELILGKKFKLAVWERVIITMKQGEIAEFTCDKRHTALYPLVSQSLRNISAGKDPLEGQRHCCGIAQIHSHHSLGHKDLDQLQASPQPLVFTIELQEVLPPGSFQLDVWAMTDKEKLELVPQIHEEGNMLFKQGKIKEATEKYYNGIACLKNLQMKEHPGDEVWVKFDHMITPLLLNFCQCKLLQGQYYEVIEHCSAILFKYEDNVKALYKRAKAHAAVWNEVEARADFNRLLELDPSLGPSVAKELKAMEEKIRIKEKEEKGRYKDLFNYNTTPATATTG from the exons ATGGAGGAAGAGGCACGCAAGCTTCTCGAAGAAGGAATAATAAAGAAATTAATCAGTCCTGGTAAAGGAGAGCTATCGACCTTCCCAAATGGAACCAAG GTGGTCTTCCACTACCGCACCAGCCTGTGTGATGGCATATTGCTGGATGACTCCAGAACCATGGGGGGCCGCTCCAAACCCATGGAGCTCATCTTGGGCAAGAAGTTTAAACTAGCTGTGTGGGAGAGAGTGATCATCACCATGAAACAAGGCGAAATTGCAGAATTTACCTGTGACAAAAGG CACACAGCTCTGTACCCGCTTGTGTCCCAGTCCCTGAGAAACATCAGTGCTGGTAAGGACCCCCTGGAAGGCCAGAGGCATTGCTGTGGCATTGCCCAGATCCACTCCCACCACTCTTTGGGGCACAAAGACCTGGATCAGCTTCAGGCCAGTCCACAGCCTCTTGTCTTCACCATTGAGCTGCAGGAG GTTCTGCCTCCAGGATCGTTCCAGCTTGATGTGTGGGCTATGACTGATAAAGAGAAACTTGAGCTTGTGCCTCAGATCCATGAGGAGGGCAACATGCTTTTCAAACAGGGCAAAATCAAGGAAGCCACAGAGAAGTACTACAATGGCATTGCCTGCCTCAAAAATCTACAGATGAAG GAGCACCCTGGAGATGAAGTATGGGTAAAGTTTGACCATATGATCACACCACTGCTCCTCAACTTCTGCCAGTGCAAGCTACTCCAGGGCCAGTACTACGAAGTCATCGAACACTGCTCAGCCATACTCTTCAAATATGAGG ACAACGTGAAGGCCTTATACAAGCGAGCTAAGGCCCACGCTGCAGTGTGGAATGAGGTAGAAGCACGGGCAGATTTTAATAGGTTGTTGGAGCTGGACCCCTCTCTGGGGCCGTCTGTTGCCAAGGAGCTGAAGGCCATGGAGGAGAAGATCCGGATCAAAGAGAAGGAGGAAAAGGGTCGCTACAAAGACCTATTCAACTACAATACAACACCAGCCACTGCCACTACA GGTTGA
- the tmem134 gene encoding transmembrane protein 134, translating into MATQFSIDDAFVLEGDEEGAVSDGETEGWKGRDKDREGGEMTFGPLTFSKPQSHPSPPAVGSPEHSNLKYQNLENEDALGSNGNSSFNNFFKISDPATLSYCSSQWSFSTLSSVTQLSAHCCGWVSHPLVKKNRRVVLASFLLLITGVALIFTGVVIQLNPNAGVSSAIFFVPGFLLFIPGVYHVIYISCAVRGRRGFKLFYLPYFEK; encoded by the exons ATGGCAACGCAGTTTAGTATCGATGATGCCTTTGTATTGGAGGGAGATGAGGAGGGAGCTGTTTCTGATGGGGAGACGGAGGGATGGAAGGGCAGAGACAAggacagagaaggaggagagatgACATTTGGTCCTCTAACTTTCTCCAAACCTCAGAGTCATCCCTCACCTCCTGCTGTTGGCTCCCCTGAACACAGTAACCTAAAGTATCAG AATCTGGAAAATGAAGACGCCTTGGGCAGCAATGGCAATTCCTCTTTCAATAACTTCTTTAAAATCAG TGACCCTGCAACTCTGTCTTACTGCAGCTCCCAGTGGTCCTTCAGCACCTTGAGTTCTGTCACACAGCTTTCTGCACACTGCTGCGG gtGGGTGTCCCATCcgctggtgaagaaaaacagaagagtTGTTCTTGCTTCATTCCTTCTCCTCATCACTGGAGTTG CTCTTATTTTCACAGGTGTTGTCATACAGCTGAATCCAAATGCAG GTGTTTCAAGTGCTATATTCTTTGTACCTGGATTTCTTCTCTTCATTCCTGGAG TTTACCATGTGATATACATCAGCTGTGCTGTCCGAGGAAGAAGAGGCTTCAAATTGTTCTACCtaccttattttgaaaaatga
- the serping1 gene encoding plasma protease C1 inhibitor, whose translation MKLQAVLCILLQLIFELSSCAHLRVVPGSTLELPCLSFQTDFSEAAITWKFNGKDVSLSDQSSGSPRVKQDGRYLSISPVTAANEGEYTCLIKDNNVEMIRTYDIRVDASISYTIKVTEGSIAHLPCYFPPSSQVKADALWFKETGPNMRTRVNPEDDNKRVELLYPLDHDQTSIIRNTVMADAGLYICSAEGESLSSVYLIVEVAPTDVPHSCINFTTAWEPCQDENSRTGEPMLQESITEFSMKLYSFLRESQPSSNLLFSPISISGALSHLLLGARDHTRKAIERAVCVPHDFHCVHLQMKKLREKLAGSLQMASQIYYNQQINLSESFTNQSIQFYEAEPTRLLENSKENIDMINSWVANKTNNKIQHLVDSVSPSTQLMLLNAVSFSGQWKVKYDMKPRKGVFTKLDGDLVNVPLLYHQKYMAAMVYVVELKAQVARFALTGDSSLYILLPRSNKVTDLQQVEERMTDIAVLKMIEQVKTTSPQHIEVTLPRIKLDIQPDMNLLMKKLGLSSLFEDANLCGLYSEERLVLDDARHRAFLALTEQGVEAGAVTTISFSRSFPSFSALRPFIMLLWSDQANVPLFIGRVTEP comes from the exons ATGAAACTACAGGCTGTACTTTGCATCTTGCTGCAGCTCATTTTTGAG CTTTCTTCATGTGCACATCTCCGGGTGGTTCCTGGTTCCACTCTGGAGCTGCCATGTCTCTCGTTTCAAACTGACTTCTCTGAAGCGGCCATCACCTGGAAATTCAATG GTAAAGATGTAAGTCTCAGTGATCAGTCCAGTGGCTCGCCTAGAGTTAAACAGGATGGCAGGTATCTCTCTATATCCCCTGTTACTGCTGCCAACGAGGGCGAGTACACATGTTTGATAAAGGACAATAATGTGGAGATGATAAGGACATACGACATTAGAGTTGATG CATCCATTAGCTATACCATTAAGGTAACTGAAGGCTCTATCGCTCACCTCCCGTGCTATTTCCCACCTTCCAGCCAAGTAAAGGCCGATGCACTTTGGTTCAAAGAGACGGGTCCCAACATGAGGACAAGGGTGAATCCTGAAGATGATAATAAAAGAGTGGAGCTGCTTTATCCACTCGACCATGATCAGACCAGCATAATCAGAAACACAGTCATGGCGGATGCTGGACTTTACATATGTTCTGCTGAGGGGGAGTCACTGAGCTCTGTATATCTCATTGTTGAAG TTGCTCCTACTGATGTTCCTCACTCGTGCATCAACTTCACCACAGCATGGGAGCCCTGCCAGGATGAGAACAGTCGCACAGGGGAACCCATGTTGCAGGAATCCATCACAGAGTTTTCCATGAAGCTGTATTCTTTCCTCAGAGAATCCCAACCCTCCAGCAACTTGCTCTTCTCTCCTATCAGTATTAGCGGGGCACTGTCACATTTGTTGTTAG GTGCAAGGGATCACACTCGTAAAGCCATTGAGAGGGCGGTCTGTGTGCCTCATGACTTCCACTGTGTTCACCTGCAGATGAAGAAGCTGAGAGAGAAGTTGGCCGGCTCCTTGCAGATGGCTTCTCAGATCTACTATAACCAAC AAATTAATCTGAGCGAGTCCTTTACTAACCAGTCCATTCAGTTCTATGAAGCGGAGCCCACCAGGCTGCTGGAAAACAGCAAGGAGAACATAGACATGATCAACAGCTGGGTGGCTAATAAGACTAACAATAAAATCCAACATTTGGTTGACTCCGTATCACCCAGTACACAGCTGATGCTGCTCAACGCTGTCTCCTTCAGTG GTCAGTGGAAGGTTAAGTATGATATGAAACCCAGGAAAGGAGTTTTCACAAAACTGGATGGTGATCTGGTGAATGTGCCGCTCCTTTATCACCAGAAATACATGGCAGCTATGGTATATGTTGTTGAGCTAAAGGCGCAG GTGGCGAGGTTTGCTCTCACAGGGGACAGCAGTCTTTACATTTTGCTGCCTCGCTCCAACAAAGTGACTGACCTGCAGCAGGTGGAGGAGAGGATGACGGACATAGCTGTGCTTAAAATGATAGAACAAGTGAAAACAACATCTCCTCAGCATATCGAGGTCACTCTGCCCCGAATCAAGCTGGATATCCAGCCGGACATGAACTTACTTATGAAGAAATTAG GACTGTCGTCACTTTTCGAGGATGCTAACCTGTGTGGTCTCTACTCTGAAGAGAGGTTGGTTCTGGACGATGCCAGACACAGAGCCTTCCTCGCACTGACCGAACAAGGAGTTGAGGCCGGGGCCGTCACCACTATCTCATTCTCTcgctcctttccttccttctctgccCTGCGGCCTTTCATCATGCTGCTGTGGAGTGACCAGGCCAATGTGCCACTCTTTATTGGCAGAGTGACCGAGCCGTGA